A window of the Bacillota bacterium genome harbors these coding sequences:
- a CDS encoding MATE family efflux transporter translates to METKKTVDFTQGSIAKHLIVFSLPMFLGNLLQALYNTVDSIWVGRFLGPDALAAVSVGFPIIFALIALVNGVTMATTILVSQYFGAQDHKQVTKTINNSMLLLTVLGLLASIIGVAFRGPLLRLIRTPAEIMEQADAYLGIFMSGLIATFLYNVTSSILRGLGDSRTPLRYLAYATVMNIILDPIFIFGLGPIPQMGVRGAALATILSQVVSAILSVRYLYVSSGLVRYQRGTFRFDWQLTKLTFRLGLPAGIQQTFVSLGALVVSALVNTFGATVVAAFGAGARVDQFAFMPAMSISIAVSALVGQNIGAGKVQRVYETVRWSFILGAAITLVFSLLSFFVPELFLRLFTDEPGVLEEGAKYLRYMSLGYVPLALMFTLGGVLRGAGDTLSTMLLTFLSLWVVRVPVAAYLSSLPQLGVAGVWIALALSPYMGFVLHYVVFRFGRWREKAVVKNQLQSNQG, encoded by the coding sequence TTGGAAACGAAAAAAACGGTAGACTTCACCCAAGGCAGTATCGCAAAACACTTGATTGTGTTCTCCCTTCCCATGTTTCTGGGGAATTTGCTCCAGGCGTTATACAATACCGTAGATAGTATCTGGGTGGGACGGTTTCTCGGTCCTGATGCTTTGGCGGCGGTTTCGGTTGGATTTCCCATCATCTTCGCCCTGATCGCCTTGGTTAACGGTGTGACCATGGCGACGACCATCCTTGTCTCCCAGTACTTTGGTGCCCAGGATCACAAGCAGGTGACGAAAACCATCAACAACTCCATGTTGCTTCTGACGGTGTTGGGTCTTTTAGCGTCGATTATTGGGGTAGCTTTTCGCGGGCCCCTGTTGAGGCTGATTCGTACCCCCGCGGAGATCATGGAGCAGGCCGATGCCTACTTGGGCATCTTCATGTCGGGATTGATCGCCACCTTCCTGTACAACGTGACCAGTTCCATCCTCCGGGGATTGGGGGATTCCCGCACCCCCTTACGATACCTGGCCTACGCCACGGTGATGAATATTATCCTGGATCCCATCTTCATTTTCGGCTTGGGTCCTATCCCCCAGATGGGGGTACGGGGTGCTGCCTTGGCCACGATCCTTTCCCAGGTGGTCTCCGCCATCTTGTCTGTACGTTACCTCTACGTTTCCTCGGGGCTGGTGCGCTACCAGCGGGGGACCTTCCGCTTTGACTGGCAGTTGACGAAGCTGACCTTCCGCTTGGGCCTGCCCGCAGGTATTCAGCAAACCTTTGTCTCCCTAGGGGCTCTGGTGGTCTCTGCGTTGGTGAATACCTTTGGGGCTACCGTGGTGGCTGCCTTTGGGGCCGGTGCCCGGGTAGATCAATTTGCCTTCATGCCCGCGATGAGTATCAGTATCGCAGTCTCTGCCCTGGTGGGGCAGAACATTGGGGCTGGGAAAGTCCAGCGGGTGTATGAAACGGTGCGCTGGAGCTTCATCCTGGGGGCAGCCATCACCCTGGTGTTTTCACTTCTCTCCTTCTTTGTTCCGGAGCTTTTCCTGCGCCTGTTTACCGATGAGCCGGGGGTACTGGAGGAAGGCGCTAAGTACCTAAGATATATGAGTCTGGGTTATGTACCCTTGGCCTTGATGTTTACCCTAGGCGGTGTCTTGCGGGGTGCGGGCGATACCCTTTCTACCATGCTCCTTACTTTCCTTTCCCTGTGGGTGGTGCGGGTGCCGGTGGCGGCTTACCTGTCCTCTCTTCCCCAGCTGGGGGTGGCCGGTGTGTGGATCGCCTTGGCCCTTAGTCCCTACATGGGCTTTGTGTTGCACTACGTTGTCTTCCGTTTCGGCCGCTGGCGGGAAAAGGCCGTGGTGAAAAACCAATTGCAATCCAACCAGGGTTAA
- a CDS encoding DUF2961 domain-containing protein, whose protein sequence is MSKFNGLGTDLHNLFLLSSAKTRSISAENFTGAKGEGGKATEGTGAHFARELGPGWKISPSVFVEPGTTFTLADITGPGAIQQIWMTCHAKFWRSLVLRFYWDGEEEPSVEVPYGDFFCNGWCQLALVGSLPVAANPNGGMNSYWEMPFRKSARITIENVGFENAVLYYQINYCLTEVPDNAAYFHAQWRRNNPLPYKEVHTILSDVKGQGHYVGTYMAVGVTNNGWWGEGEIKFYLDGDKDYPTICGTGTEDYFGGAWNWEFPPGQYCTYSTPYLGLCQVIKPDGLYRSQQRFGMYRWHVRDPIRFEEDLKVTIQALGWRSGSRYLPLQYDIATTAFWYQTEPHHPFPTLPSRDELEVI, encoded by the coding sequence ATGAGCAAATTCAATGGCCTGGGAACAGACTTACATAACCTGTTCCTGTTGTCGTCGGCGAAGACCCGCTCTATCAGTGCAGAGAATTTTACCGGCGCCAAGGGGGAGGGAGGGAAGGCCACGGAAGGGACGGGCGCCCACTTCGCCCGGGAGCTGGGGCCAGGGTGGAAGATCTCACCTTCGGTATTCGTGGAACCAGGAACCACCTTCACCCTCGCGGACATCACCGGCCCCGGCGCGATCCAGCAGATCTGGATGACCTGCCACGCCAAGTTTTGGCGGAGCCTGGTCTTGCGCTTCTACTGGGACGGCGAGGAAGAACCCTCCGTGGAGGTACCCTACGGGGACTTCTTCTGCAATGGCTGGTGTCAACTGGCTTTGGTGGGTTCCCTCCCTGTGGCCGCCAACCCCAACGGCGGCATGAACAGCTACTGGGAGATGCCCTTTAGGAAATCCGCCCGGATCACCATTGAGAATGTGGGTTTTGAGAACGCGGTCCTCTATTACCAGATCAACTACTGCCTGACGGAAGTACCCGATAACGCCGCCTATTTCCACGCCCAGTGGCGCCGTAACAACCCGCTGCCCTACAAAGAAGTGCACACCATCCTGTCCGATGTGAAGGGTCAAGGGCACTACGTGGGCACCTACATGGCTGTGGGGGTCACCAACAACGGCTGGTGGGGAGAAGGGGAGATCAAGTTCTACCTGGACGGGGACAAAGACTATCCCACCATCTGCGGCACCGGTACCGAAGACTATTTCGGCGGCGCCTGGAACTGGGAGTTTCCGCCGGGGCAATACTGCACTTATTCCACCCCTTACCTGGGCCTTTGCCAGGTAATTAAGCCCGATGGCCTTTACCGAAGTCAGCAGCGTTTCGGCATGTACCGCTGGCATGTGAGGGATCCCATCCGCTTCGAAGAGGATCTCAAGGTCACCATCCAGGCTTTAGGCTGGCGGAGTGGCTCCCGGTACTTGCCGCTTCAGTACGATATTGCGACCACCGCCTTTTGGTATCAGACAGAACCGCACCATCCCTTCCCCACGCTACCCTCCAGGGACGAACTGGAAGTCATCTAG
- a CDS encoding mechanosensitive ion channel, which yields MSDLLGILAERPFLAEALTLVGLLLVSIIGHLLVRRYVISFLHKMVVQTRITWDDICVEHGVFNSLTPLVPAIIFNLGTPWLPVTGPVVEKLTAAWMILIIAGFLGRLATALFAIYGASEWGSRRPIKGYLETVKLVIYLAAGVVAISLFLGVSPLVLLSGLGALTAVLMLIFQDTILSFVAGIRIINNDLVRVGDWIEMPKFEADGFVIEAGLHTVKVQNWDKTISHIPTHRLVEDPFRNWRGMAESGGRRIKRAIMIDQSSIRFCDEEMLDRYERIQLIRDYVRSRRREIAEYNQAYQVDPSHIVNGRRMTNLGTFRAYVTAYLRNHPRIRQDMMLLVRHLQPTAEGLPIEIYCFVNDTAWVNYEGVQADIFDHILAAVPHFDLRVFQSPSGYDLQTLGANRVNGAMRPVD from the coding sequence ATGTCGGACCTGCTGGGTATTTTGGCTGAACGGCCTTTCCTTGCCGAGGCGCTCACCTTGGTGGGCTTGTTGTTGGTCAGTATCATCGGGCACCTTTTGGTGCGACGCTACGTTATCTCGTTCTTACATAAAATGGTTGTCCAGACGCGGATCACCTGGGATGATATCTGTGTGGAACATGGGGTCTTCAACAGCCTCACTCCCCTCGTGCCCGCGATCATCTTTAACCTCGGGACCCCGTGGCTACCGGTTACTGGGCCCGTGGTGGAAAAGCTGACCGCTGCCTGGATGATCTTAATTATCGCTGGGTTTTTGGGCAGGCTGGCCACAGCCCTTTTTGCCATCTACGGTGCTTCCGAATGGGGGTCCCGCCGTCCCATCAAAGGGTATCTGGAGACGGTGAAACTGGTGATTTATCTTGCCGCGGGTGTGGTGGCCATTTCCCTCTTTTTGGGGGTTTCGCCCTTGGTGCTGTTAAGCGGCCTGGGTGCCCTCACCGCGGTGTTGATGCTCATCTTCCAGGATACGATTCTGTCCTTTGTGGCGGGGATTCGGATTATCAATAACGATTTGGTGCGGGTGGGCGACTGGATCGAGATGCCTAAGTTCGAGGCCGACGGCTTCGTGATCGAGGCGGGACTACACACGGTGAAGGTGCAAAACTGGGACAAGACCATCAGTCACATTCCCACCCACCGGCTGGTGGAGGATCCCTTCCGTAACTGGCGGGGGATGGCGGAGTCCGGGGGACGGCGGATCAAACGGGCCATCATGATCGACCAATCGAGCATCCGTTTCTGTGATGAAGAGATGCTAGACCGGTATGAAAGGATCCAGTTGATTAGGGACTACGTTCGAAGCCGCCGGCGGGAGATCGCCGAGTACAACCAGGCGTACCAGGTGGATCCCTCCCATATCGTCAACGGTCGACGGATGACCAATCTGGGTACCTTTCGGGCCTACGTCACCGCGTATTTGCGCAATCACCCCCGGATCCGCCAGGACATGATGTTATTGGTGCGCCACCTGCAACCCACGGCGGAGGGGCTGCCCATCGAGATCTATTGTTTTGTCAACGATACCGCCTGGGTGAACTACGAGGGGGTCCAGGCGGACATTTTCGACCACATCCTGGCCGCGGTGCCCCACTTTGATCTGCGGGTGTTTCAGAGTCCCTCGGGATATGATCTGCAGACTTTGGGGGCAAATCGTGTCAATGGAGCGATGCGCCCTGTGGACTAG
- a CDS encoding spore photoproduct lyase translates to MPTQVYIEEKALDYPLGRHLQNLFALRQIPITMVPSHNQLNIPGSTSAERFHRAKETLVVGVKRDLNFRPCRPSADFRLVENTSCPGKCQYCYLAANLGERIYPRVYVNVDEILLAARRKIQSRIPELTTFEASSSSDPVALEHFTGSLAKTIEFFRDQPYGRLRVATKFAAIEPFLALEHGGHTRFRYSLNTERIIREYEEGTAPLEARLQGSRRLAEADYPIGFIIAPLMIYPQWQEEYGQLLDRVREVLGPWGKREIPFELIMHRFTARSKRLTQARFPQSTLDFDAAARTHKGFGKYVYTPKKAQELAEFFQKEIPRRFPQGTVAYFT, encoded by the coding sequence ATGCCTACCCAGGTGTATATAGAAGAGAAAGCCTTAGACTATCCCCTAGGGCGCCACCTGCAGAACCTTTTTGCCTTACGGCAGATCCCCATCACCATGGTCCCGTCCCATAATCAGCTGAATATCCCCGGCAGCACCTCCGCAGAACGGTTTCACCGGGCTAAAGAAACCTTGGTGGTGGGAGTAAAAAGGGATCTTAACTTTCGCCCCTGCCGACCCTCCGCGGATTTCCGGCTGGTAGAAAACACCAGTTGTCCGGGGAAATGCCAGTACTGCTATCTGGCCGCTAATCTGGGAGAGCGGATCTATCCTAGGGTGTATGTAAATGTAGATGAAATCCTACTAGCAGCAAGGAGGAAGATCCAAAGCCGCATCCCGGAACTTACTACCTTTGAGGCCAGTAGTTCATCGGACCCCGTAGCCCTGGAACACTTCACCGGTTCTTTGGCAAAAACCATCGAATTCTTCAGGGACCAACCCTACGGCAGGCTGCGGGTGGCGACCAAATTTGCCGCCATCGAACCTTTCTTGGCGTTGGAGCACGGTGGACACACCAGATTTCGCTACAGCCTCAACACAGAACGCATCATCCGAGAGTACGAGGAAGGCACCGCCCCTTTAGAAGCACGTCTACAAGGATCAAGGCGCCTTGCGGAAGCGGACTATCCCATCGGCTTCATCATCGCACCGTTGATGATCTATCCCCAATGGCAGGAGGAATATGGGCAGCTTTTGGATCGGGTGCGGGAAGTCCTAGGACCCTGGGGGAAGAGGGAAATCCCCTTTGAACTGATTATGCACCGCTTCACCGCCCGCTCCAAAAGACTCACCCAGGCGCGGTTTCCCCAGTCCACCCTAGATTTCGACGCCGCCGCACGAACCCATAAGGGTTTCGGAAAATATGTCTACACACCAAAGAAGGCCCAGGAATTGGCCGAGTTTTTCCAAAAAGAAATCCCCCGCCGTTTTCCGCAGGGGACTGTCGCCTACTTCACCTAA
- a CDS encoding sugar ABC transporter substrate-binding protein, whose amino-acid sequence MKRASFFTLVLCLVIALVTGSALAERVRVKAVIWGSQNELEVELEIAEKFNELYPDIELVVETYGGEYNDKILVETAGGVGPDVMLLDSISVPYWAEKGILIDLTPYLEKEAPDFLDQFFPNVVDAGRIGDKLYALPKDFTPQVLYYNKRSFDLSGISEPSSGWTWDEFMEKAPKLRSDEPRRERYAVYFSDWIYRWINWVWSLGGEVLGINQDGYLQASGFLNSPETLRAFEDFIGLRNDRDVAIASRDIGILGVDPLLTGRVALWGSGHWWLITLRRMRAFNPDEIRVVNYPERETRANLMAESGFAMTINTKHPEAAWEVIKFLTGPYAQEKRAESGLAISANISVAQEFAYADPIEMGFLVEVPFMRVHVIEHPSSDQIASAIDKALHSVIYDGEALGPAMENAAREVDVILKETPWSPIFH is encoded by the coding sequence ATGAAGCGTGCAAGCTTTTTCACCTTGGTCCTGTGCCTTGTGATAGCCCTGGTAACAGGATCAGCCCTGGCAGAACGGGTACGAGTTAAAGCAGTTATCTGGGGTTCGCAAAACGAATTGGAAGTGGAACTGGAGATTGCCGAGAAGTTCAATGAGCTATATCCGGATATTGAGCTAGTGGTAGAGACCTACGGTGGCGAGTACAACGACAAGATCCTGGTGGAAACCGCCGGCGGCGTAGGACCCGATGTGATGTTGTTAGACTCCATCTCGGTACCCTACTGGGCGGAGAAGGGGATCCTGATCGACCTGACACCCTACCTGGAAAAGGAAGCTCCTGATTTCCTCGACCAGTTCTTCCCCAATGTAGTGGACGCCGGAAGGATCGGAGACAAGCTCTACGCCCTTCCCAAGGACTTCACACCCCAAGTCCTATATTACAACAAACGGTCCTTCGATCTATCGGGCATCAGCGAGCCTTCATCGGGTTGGACTTGGGATGAGTTCATGGAGAAGGCCCCGAAGCTTAGAAGTGACGAACCGCGTCGGGAGCGCTACGCGGTCTACTTCAGCGATTGGATTTACCGTTGGATCAACTGGGTCTGGTCCCTGGGTGGGGAGGTCTTGGGTATTAACCAGGACGGCTACCTGCAGGCTTCCGGTTTCCTCAATTCCCCTGAGACCCTCCGGGCCTTTGAAGACTTCATCGGCTTGCGGAACGACCGGGATGTGGCCATCGCCTCGCGGGATATCGGCATTCTGGGTGTGGATCCCCTGCTGACAGGCCGGGTGGCCCTGTGGGGTTCCGGTCACTGGTGGCTAATCACCCTGCGCCGCATGCGGGCCTTTAATCCCGATGAGATCCGGGTGGTAAACTATCCCGAACGGGAGACCCGGGCTAACCTGATGGCCGAGTCGGGCTTTGCCATGACGATCAATACAAAACATCCAGAGGCCGCTTGGGAAGTAATCAAATTCTTGACCGGCCCCTACGCCCAGGAGAAACGGGCCGAAAGCGGATTGGCTATTTCCGCCAACATCAGTGTGGCCCAGGAATTCGCCTATGCGGATCCTATCGAGATGGGCTTCCTGGTGGAGGTACCCTTCATGCGGGTCCACGTCATAGAGCATCCGTCCTCAGACCAGATCGCCTCGGCCATCGACAAAGCCTTGCACTCGGTAATCTATGACGGTGAGGCGCTAGGGCCTGCCATGGAAAACGCAGCCCGTGAAGTGGATGTCATCCTGAAGGAGACCCCCTGGTCCCCGATCTTTCACTAA
- a CDS encoding amidohydrolase — MLAIVNGKILTMAGRTFDPGTILIEEGRIVAVVEGQPELGDKEVIDANGKVITPGLIDAHCHVGLYEEGIGWAGNDINEMTDPVTPFLRAIDGINPEEQGLKDAVMGGVTTVCTGPGSSNVIGGQSVVIKTHGRVVDEMVLKAPAGLKVAFGENPKRCFEQKNVKTRMAVAAILRTQLAKAQDYLAKKQRATEDQVLDRDLGLEVIGQVLRREIPLRAHAHRADDIMTAIRIAEEFNVDLVLEHCTEGHKISDILAQRGYPAIVGPTHSSRSKYELKDTAPANPTILAKAGVLVALMTDHPVIPINHLILTASLAVKAGMDREEALRAVTINPAQILGVEKRVGSIEVGKDADLVLWSQDPLDVQAKAERVLINGKVVYQQ, encoded by the coding sequence ATGCTGGCAATAGTCAACGGTAAGATACTCACCATGGCTGGAAGAACATTTGATCCCGGGACTATCCTTATTGAGGAAGGAAGGATCGTCGCGGTGGTGGAGGGGCAACCGGAGCTAGGGGACAAAGAAGTCATCGATGCCAACGGCAAGGTAATTACCCCGGGACTCATCGATGCCCATTGCCATGTGGGCCTGTACGAAGAAGGGATCGGCTGGGCCGGCAACGATATCAATGAGATGACGGACCCGGTGACTCCCTTCCTACGGGCCATCGATGGCATCAACCCCGAGGAACAGGGACTGAAAGACGCGGTGATGGGTGGGGTCACCACCGTCTGCACCGGCCCGGGTAGTTCTAACGTCATTGGTGGCCAATCGGTGGTGATCAAGACCCATGGCCGGGTGGTAGATGAAATGGTCCTGAAGGCCCCCGCAGGGCTAAAGGTAGCCTTTGGAGAGAACCCCAAGCGCTGTTTTGAACAAAAGAACGTAAAAACCCGCATGGCCGTGGCCGCGATCTTGCGCACCCAACTGGCCAAGGCCCAGGACTACTTGGCCAAAAAGCAACGGGCCACGGAAGACCAGGTCCTAGACCGGGATCTGGGGTTGGAAGTGATCGGCCAGGTCTTAAGGAGAGAGATCCCCCTTAGGGCCCATGCCCACCGGGCCGATGACATCATGACTGCCATCAGGATCGCGGAAGAGTTCAATGTGGATTTAGTGTTAGAACACTGTACCGAAGGGCACAAGATCTCGGACATCCTGGCCCAGAGGGGTTATCCAGCCATCGTAGGTCCCACCCATAGCTCCCGGAGCAAGTATGAGCTTAAGGACACGGCCCCCGCCAACCCCACCATCCTCGCGAAAGCAGGAGTCCTGGTGGCCCTCATGACTGACCATCCGGTAATCCCCATCAACCACTTGATTTTGACCGCGTCCTTAGCGGTGAAGGCGGGGATGGACAGGGAAGAGGCCCTCCGGGCGGTAACCATCAATCCCGCGCAGATCCTGGGAGTAGAGAAGCGAGTAGGCAGCATCGAAGTGGGAAAGGATGCGGACTTGGTCCTGTGGTCCCAGGATCCCTTGGATGTGCAGGCCAAGGCAGAGCGGGTACTGATCAACGGCAAAGTGGTGTATCAACAATAG